The DNA sequence TGCAGAATTTGCTCATGGGTTACTGCGTAAATGAAAGCGAACCAGTTAAGAGCAAGAAGGATACCGCCTGCCAGAAATCCGGGGTGTTGTTGCAAATCAACCACAATCGCCGCTGGCACCCGGAGTGGAATCTGGCCAAACGCCTGCTGGAAGAGGGCGCAATCGGTCGCCTCAACCACATCCATTGCTTCATGGATGGCGTCAAACCCGCACCCTGGTGGTGTAGCGAGAACGAGGGTCCCCTGATCCACGACGGCACCCACTATTTCGACCTGATGGATTATTTCGCCGGACCCGTTGACTGGTTGTATGGCATGGCAGAGCAACGGCGCCGCCCCTGGCCGGTCGAAGATTTTGCCACCGCTTTCATGCGGTTTAAAAACGGTGCCAGTGGCTTCCTGCAGGTCTCCGAACTGACGGACTATACCGACCACGGTTTCGAACTGCGCGGAGAAAAGGGCACTCTGCGTATATACCGTGAAAAAGTAGAACTTCAGGAATCCCGACTGGTTCGAACCGAAAAGGAAAGCGGCTTCGAATGGAGTCGATTACACAGTGTGGAACTGGAACACCCGGCACCTGCCTCCACCTATGTGGAAGCATTGGCAGAGCTCGTTGCGACCCTTGAAGGCAAAGCCACCCTGCGCAGCGACGGAGCCGTGGGTTTGCGTTCATTGGAAATGGTTCAGGCTGTCTACCAATCACAATTGCAAGGTAACCGACCGGTATATTTTCCTGTCTCGCTAAAAACTTCCGGCTTGGAGGCACTCAGGTCAAAAGGCCATTTTCGCAATGTGAAAGATTGAAGAACCTGTTGCAGCGCTGGATTGGCACTTTAACTCCGAACCTGCCCGGTCAAAACAAGTTACAGGGATCCGGCTCCCCGTTTGAGGAAAACAACAAGAAGTCCGGAAAGTATGGCAAGCACGCAGGTGATCGATGCCAGGGTTGCGACCTGTTCCTTCGCAAGGAAGGTCAATCCCAACATGACAACTCCGAGCATACCAAGACTCCAGGCGAATACTTTCAGCGGTAATCGTACATCCGCCTGATGAACTATATCGCGTTTCTGAAATTCGGCGATGCGCTCCTGGGTTTGTAACCAGCCACTATCCGTCTTTCGACTGCGGATTTCCGAAACGACTAAAATTAATAGCGGAACCAGAATCCCGACGAGCAAATCACTTTCACGTGTGTGGCCGGAAATCAGGTGGTTGAGGCCACCCAGCAAGGCCCAACTGGCCAGCCACCCGGATTCCGATAAGGCGAATTTGTAAAGGAGTATCATGGGAACGCCGGCCAGCATGGTCCTCCATACAACGTTTGATCCAATTCTTCGCGAAAAGAGAGCCCATACCGTGGGCACCATGAGCGAGGCGTAAGTCAGGCTGAGAATGGAAATAAGCACATTGCGGTACTCGCCGAGACGGGGCAAAATGAGCGCGCTCGCCAACAAATAGATGCCGACCAATAAAGTAAACCACCGTCCGGCCAAAACGGATTGGGAATCGGTTGCCGCCGGGCGGAGATATTTTTTGTATAGCCCGTCTGTCAGGGCTCCCGCATACATGTTAAGGGCGCTGGATAAAGAACTGGCCGTGGCCGAAAACATGGCGGCGAGCATCATCCCAATCATACCCGCGGGCAAAACGGACTTGCAGGCCAAAATATAGGCCTCTTGGGGATCTGCTCCCGATTGAATCGTCCGAAAAACAAACGAGGGAGCCATCCACAAAAAAGGCGTTATCAAATAAAGGGTGCCGAACAAATACATGCTCTTCTGCGCGTCGCGGGGAGACGGAACACAGAGATGCCTTTGCACGTAAGTCCAATCGGCTCCGAGATTGAACAGATTTATCAGCAGCCAACCACCTAAAAATACCCAGGAAAATCCCGGCGCGGTTGGATGAAAGAATCCATCCGGTGCGTTTTGAATAACCGCCATGGCTCCACCAGCCTTTATGACAAACAAGGGAACGACCGCAATAACACAGAGTGTCAGCACGATAAACTGAAGCATATCGGTGATGAGCACTGCCCAGAGGCCACCCATGGTGGTGTAGGCAACTACAATGGTCGCCAGAATTACACAGGCCCAGTCCACAGACAACATTCCAGTCGTATCGCTACGAAGCAGGTTTCCCTCCTAAAGTGGAATTAAAGGACAGAGCATCACCGCCAGCGCATACAGGGACAGACCGGTTGTGCACATCAGCCCACCCCGATAAACCGTATAGAAATTCAGGACCCGCCTTCCGAACCGGACATCCACGAAGTCGGTGGCGGCCGACAAGGCTGTTTGGCGCCATCGCGCGGCGAAGAACCGTCCAGCCACAAATGCCGCGAGGCCGTACATGGAGCAAATGATGGCCCCGACCAGTCCATACTCATAAGTAATCCCGCCCCAGACCACAAAAGTGCCGGCTGAAAACATGGTCATGTAGGAAGAAATTCCGGACAACCACCAGGGCGACTGCCTGCCGGCGACAAACATACCTGCCGAGGTTTTTGTCCTGCTTTTGAATAGGATGCCGGCGATCAGGACACCCACGCAATACAAAGCAATTACGACCCAATCTACGTTACCCATAACGGATACTCATACACTATCGAGTCGCCAATGAAATATCAGATTTTGAAGGCTCAGACTGTTTCCACCAATTTATTGTACTGGGATACAACGGCTCCCAGGGCCTTGCTGTGGGTCACATACACTTGCCATTCGGGGTCCGCCCACATGAGTTCACGCTTGGCCTCGCGGTCAGCAAGATCTTTGTAGCTCCACATCAGAATGAACTCGTTCGGGTCCTCAATGGACTTCACATAGGAATACGGCTTACCGAGTATCCGGGACTGCGGACCAAGTCCGTATTTTTCATAAAGCGCGAAATGCTCTTCCCGCATCCCGGGTTTGGTTTGGTAGATTCGTATATCGATTAACATAGTCAGGTTCACTAGCGTCCAGTTAAATGTCATTGAATATCAATTGGTTAGAAATATCATTCTTTGCATTTCTTGTATCATAACTTCTAAGTAGCTGATGGATAGGCTCTTTTTGAAACACATTCACGCTTAAAACTTGCAAGATTCGACTCATACTTTCGTTGATTCCATGAAGCTTATTGAGACAGGCCACTTTAAGGTAAACGCAGATGGCGATCCAGATTTGGGTCCGCACCGCGTTCTCACTGGTGCCGTAGAAAGCTTTGATACGCAGGTTCTGCTTGATCCACTTGAAGAACAACTCGATTTGCCAACGACTTTTGTAGATGGCCGCGACGGTCAGGGCGGGCAGGTCGAAGTGGTTGGTGAGGAAAACCAGACGTTTGTTTGTCAGTGGATCCACAAAGCTGATACGCCTCAAGTGAGTGGGGTAATCCCGTTTGGCTTTGTCTGTGTTCAAGCGGATGGTTTGGTCACACCTCAATCCAGTGGACTTGTCGACTGGACGGGACTCGCTTACGTAAAACCGCGTGTTGCTTTTAGCGCGAATAACAAAGAAAGCTCCTGCCTTGTGGATGGTGTAAAGACGACTGAAATCCACATATCCACGATCGAATACATAGATGCTCCCGGCTTCGAAACGAATCTGGTCGAGAAAGTGCACATCATGCACGGAACCGTCCGTAATGCTGATGAACACAGGAATCGAGCCTTTGAGATCGATTTGCGTATGCAACTTGATGGCGGCCTTTGCTCTTCTGAATGTGGCCCATGGAAATATCGAAAGGCACAGATCGATAGTGGAGGCATCGACGGCGTAAACCATCTCATCAAGGTCCAGTCCTGTGGAATCGCCGACATACAACCGGCGAGCTTTGCGGATGAGCACCCCGGCAAGCGCCTCATAAACCCGCCAATCCCGCAACTCGTTTGCGTAAGCCAAATTGGTGCGGGTAATATTTCCACGAATGCCCATGGCGTAGAGATGACTGCTACCGTTCAAGCAGGCCTCGATATCTCGCAAGCCCTCGCGAAAAGTGATCTGAGCGAAAGCCATCGCCAGGAACTGATCGCGAGCAGTCATGCTGCGACTGGCACGCGGCATCGGAAAGCGTGCGACACAACGGGTGAATTGTTTAGGATCGAGAACATCGATGATTTGAGCGAAAACGAGTCGGCCAGAGTTCATCCTTTATTGAGAATGAACTTCCGCATTTTAGGCTACTCCATTCAAATGCAGGACACTCCTTTTTTTCAACTAGCATCTTAAGATGAACTACTTACAAAAGCAAAAACCGTCCTTAACTGGACACTAGTGAGTCAGGTTATAGTTTATCGGTTTTCATCTTTCGCAATGGGTAACTCTTCAAAGGCATGGTAAACCATTCAATTCCTGAGCGAACAATGGACATTAAAAAACTTCCCGATCCGTTTAATCGCATCCATTGCTTCAGGCAAATCAGGAATCACATGAAGGCTATTCTGCCAGCCGTGGGGCACATGATCGAAAGCTTCGAGCTCCACCGACACTCCGCTTTCACGAGCTCTTGAAACGTAGGCGAGCGCATCCCCATACATCGTTTCCGATTTCCCAACTTGCACCAACATGGGGGGAAGTCCTTCGAGGTCGGAGAAAACGGGAGAGGCCAGCGGATTGATGGGATCGGTTCCATTTAAATAGAGTCCGGCCATACGATCCAGGTAACCCTTTGAAATAGTGGGATCCGATCCGGCATTGGTCACAAAGGTTTCCGCGCTTTGCGTGAGATCTGTCCAGGGAGACAGTAGAATTGCGGCGGCTGGTTGGTCCTCTCCCAAAAGCTTGAGCTTGGTGAGTAATGCAGCTGACAAACCACCCCCTGCGGAGCTCCCTCCAACCACTATTTGCTTCGCGGAAATACCTTGGTTTAACAGCCAGTGGTAAACCGTAAGTGCGTCGTCCAGCCCGACGGGAAAGGGATGCTCGGGTGCAAGCCGGTATTCCACGGTGAAGCAGCGACATCCACAAGCGAAACTAAGATCCGATGCGATTCTTCGACTGGCGATGGCGGAGCCCCGGTAATAACCACCCCCATGCAGAAAGATAAAAACACTATGGGTTATGGGAGTTCCACATACCACCCACTCCCCGTAAACGCCATCGGCATCACAGACTTCCACAGTGGTGTTGGGTCGAGGGACGCTTCCGCCGTCAGGACCATTGCCGCGCAAAGACTCAATCGACTGACTGGGTTTATAGGCGTTGGCGCGTCTGTGCGTGATCAGGGCTTTCAGTTGTTCGCTTGGCATGGGAATTGATGGGTTAACAGGAGTCGAAAAGGAAATTTTATTTGTAAGGTAAGTTCAGAGGCGGAATCGGCACTGCGAGGACGCAGTGGCCCTACCTGTATCCGCTAAACCGGTAGGGCAAGAGCATCCTGCTCTGCCGCCAAAAGTCTGAGAATACACTCATTGTTCGTTGGAGGACCCAAAGATCAATTACCGGATACATTTCATTCCCCACTTATAACCCGTTGCAGCGCTGCTTCATCAATATCAATGCCCAGGCCCGGTTTGTCAGGCGTATGCATGCAGCCGTTTTCGAAGCGCAGGGGTTCGCGCAGGATGCAATTACCCAAAGGATTGTCGCCGAACCAGTATTCGCTCGTCATGGTATTGGGCATGGAAGTGGCCAGGTGCGCGCTTGCCGCAAAATGAATCGCCGAGCCGATGCTGATGTGCGGCGCAAACGCCAGCCCGAATCCGTCGGCCATTTCTGCGATGCGTTTGCATTCGGTGATACCACCCGCACGACAGACATCCGGCAGAACCACATCCAATCCACCTGCTCGAATGAATTCGGCTGTTTCGTAGCGTGAAGTCAGCGAGTCAGTCGCGATCGGAATGCGCAGAGCTTTGGCGATCTCTCCGTACCCGGCCACGTCTTCAGGCGCGGTCGGCATTTCAAACCACATGCAACCCAGCTCCTGCAATTCGTAACCAATCTGCATGGCTTGTGCCCGGTCGTAAACTCCTGCTGCATCGGTATAGATCATGAAGTCTTCACCCACCGCTTCCCGCACACTGCGAATACTTTTCAGGTCGCCTTTGAATCCACGGCCAATCGCCATCTTCAAACCGGTAAAACCGCGGACCTTAAGATCGCGCGCATCCTGAGCCAATTGCTCGAAGGCTTCCCCTGGCTGATCGTAACTTAGCGCGGGCAAGCCGGAGGCATACACCCGCACCGGATTGCGAAAACAGCCGCCCATCAACTGATAAAGCGGTTTTCCGGAGGCCTTGCCGATGAGGTCCCACAAGGCAATATCTATACCACTGATGGCTTCGAGGTAGAATCCGGCGCGATGCCCGCGCACGCGCATGCCGGCATACATTTTTTCCCAAAGCACAACCACATCGTGCGGATCCGCGCCGATTACAATGGGAACAAGCAGCAAATCGATGATCTGTTTCGTCGCCTGCGGTGCCACGGGTGCTTTCGCTTCGCCCCACCCGACCAACCCGTCATCCGTAGTCATTTTAACGATTACGGTATCAATCGTTTTCGAATAAATAAACTTACGCCGGAGCGGAGGTGGATATTCAGTCGAAATCTCAGGCGAGCGATTTTCACTCCCCCAGCCCCGGCTGCCCCAATAGCTTTTCTTATCGATCGGTTTCGCCTGCACGGCGTAGGTTTCAATGTTGGTTATTTTCATAAGTTTTACCCCAATGTTTCAAAAATTCGAGATGTGATGTAGAGCAAGGCGCAGTCCGCAATCCTGCGCGGGAGCGTAGAAAACTACGTGACAAAGCGGATTGTTGACTGGAACACAGCTCTTCGTGCATGTCGGATTTAGCATTTATAAGTGCGTTTTAAATCGTAATTTTTCTGCAGTTTACACATTTGATTTTGGTGCTTTAACTAATTGTCTTTTAATTTTTTACCGTCTGCACTTTTGAAGGCGGTTGAGATTTTGGGGGTTCTTGGGCTAACATCAGTAGAAGCGGTCCCTGCCCCCAGGGATAAATTCCAAAAGGACGGGTGGCATACATGTTCAATTCGCCGATGGGTGTGGCGTCACTGACCCATTCCAACGCACCCTCCGTATTGATACACCCATGAGCGGCGGCGCGCGCCCGACTCTCCATCTCCCCAAATTCCCTTTTATCCAACAGTCCCGCGTCGAACGCTTCTCGCAAGGCATAGGCGGTCATGACGGCGAGGGTGGATTCCAGATAAGTATCGGGCCGGTTGACCACGGTATGCCATAAACCGTCGGTGTGTTGAAACCGTTTCAGTGCCAGGCATAACTGTTGCAGACGTTCAAGCAGCTCAGGTCTGGCCGGATTCGTGTCCGGCAACAGTTTCAGGGTTTCAACCAAACCCATCAAGGCCCAGCCATTGCCTCGCGCCCAGAGTTGGCCATTGGTGCCGCAATCCACCTCGTAACCGTGCCAGAACAGTCCGGCGTTTTCACTTTTGCCATCGACCTGCAGGGCCCGGGCATATCCGAGAATTTCATCCAGGCCTTGTTCTATATAACCTTCATCACCGGTCAGGTTTCCGAGCCGGACAAGGAATGGTGCGTCCACATCCATACAATCCACCCAGATCTGTCTGCGCCAACCAGACATATCCGGACGATGCATCCGCGCCCCGAACTTGTTTTTCGGAAACGAAGCATTCAGTGCCGCGAGTTGTTTCGCAGCCTTGAGGAAATCTGCATCACCGGTCGCTTCATAAACTAACAACAATTCGGTTCCGGGAGCGATGTGCTCTTCGTTGCCCTTGCCCACTCCACGGTCGATGTAGTTGCTTAACAGTTGCTCTACAAAATTGTTGTACCCGGAAATTCCCGAAACTCGATAGGCCGCCAGCAGCCCGCGCAAGGCAATCCCTTCACCAAATCCCCACATTCTGAACGGCCATTGCTTAGTACGGACGGCGGCTAAAGTTAACATGGTCTAGATAAAAAAGAGGTTCAGGAGTACTAACCAGGAATGTATTTGGAAACAGAATTCCATTTTTAATTTCCTTGGTTACAAATTATCAGACCTGTAACCGGCATCCTCGAAAAGCGACTAAAACGTGAGTCAACCGTCGACTGTTTGAGATTCTATGTAAGATTCCAGAAAGTGTCGGCATCCTATAAGTAAAACACACAATTAACCGTCGAACGATCTAAACAAGAATCCCAATTTGCCGATTGGATAGAGAAGCATCGCCTGATCCTTCACAAGGTTGTGAACGCCTTTGCAAGCGGAACCGATCAAGACGACTTGATGCAGGAAATGATGATTTGCCTGTGGAAGGCACTACCGGTATTTCGGGGCGATTCAAAGGAATCCACCTTTACTTATCGTGTCGTTAATAACTGTGCTTTGACCTGGATTCGCGGCCAAAATCGGCGGCGTGCACGTGAGACCAAGGCATTCAAGGAACCGACTTTTCAAACCGAGACCGAGGAACCCAAAAATTGGCGATTGGAGCTGCTCTACGAATGCATACGAGAACTGCCTTCCGTGGATCGCTCTATCATTACCATGTCACTCGATGGCCTGAATCACTCGGAAATCGGAGAAGTCCTTGGATCATCCGGGAACGCCGTCGCTGTAAGAATTCACCGCATTCGCAAACAACTATCAGAAACCATTGAAAGAAAAGGAAAAACAATATGATTACCGATAACATCGACAACATTTGGAACTCGGCATCCAACACGGTAACCGATACCGAAGAACCACTTCAACTCGTCCGGAAGGAA is a window from the Verrucomicrobiota bacterium genome containing:
- a CDS encoding Gfo/Idh/MocA family oxidoreductase; protein product: QNLLMGYCVNESEPVKSKKDTACQKSGVLLQINHNRRWHPEWNLAKRLLEEGAIGRLNHIHCFMDGVKPAPWWCSENEGPLIHDGTHYFDLMDYFAGPVDWLYGMAEQRRRPWPVEDFATAFMRFKNGASGFLQVSELTDYTDHGFELRGEKGTLRIYREKVELQESRLVRTEKESGFEWSRLHSVELEHPAPASTYVEALAELVATLEGKATLRSDGAVGLRSLEMVQAVYQSQLQGNRPVYFPVSLKTSGLEALRSKGHFRNVKD
- a CDS encoding glycoside hydrolase family 88 protein, with translation MLTLAAVRTKQWPFRMWGFGEGIALRGLLAAYRVSGISGYNNFVEQLLSNYIDRGVGKGNEEHIAPGTELLLVYEATGDADFLKAAKQLAALNASFPKNKFGARMHRPDMSGWRRQIWVDCMDVDAPFLVRLGNLTGDEGYIEQGLDEILGYARALQVDGKSENAGLFWHGYEVDCGTNGQLWARGNGWALMGLVETLKLLPDTNPARPELLERLQQLCLALKRFQHTDGLWHTVVNRPDTYLESTLAVMTAYALREAFDAGLLDKREFGEMESRARAAAHGCINTEGALEWVSDATPIGELNMYATRPFGIYPWGQGPLLLMLAQEPPKSQPPSKVQTVKN
- a CDS encoding NIPSNAP family protein, with amino-acid sequence MLIDIRIYQTKPGMREEHFALYEKYGLGPQSRILGKPYSYVKSIEDPNEFILMWSYKDLADREAKRELMWADPEWQVYVTHSKALGAVVSQYNKLVETV
- a CDS encoding RNA polymerase sigma factor translates to MEKHRLILHKVVNAFASGTDQDDLMQEMMICLWKALPVFRGDSKESTFTYRVVNNCALTWIRGQNRRRARETKAFKEPTFQTETEEPKNWRLELLYECIRELPSVDRSIITMSLDGLNHSEIGEVLGSSGNAVAVRIHRIRKQLSETIERKGKTI
- a CDS encoding alpha/beta hydrolase — translated: MPSEQLKALITHRRANAYKPSQSIESLRGNGPDGGSVPRPNTTVEVCDADGVYGEWVVCGTPITHSVFIFLHGGGYYRGSAIASRRIASDLSFACGCRCFTVEYRLAPEHPFPVGLDDALTVYHWLLNQGISAKQIVVGGSSAGGGLSAALLTKLKLLGEDQPAAAILLSPWTDLTQSAETFVTNAGSDPTISKGYLDRMAGLYLNGTDPINPLASPVFSDLEGLPPMLVQVGKSETMYGDALAYVSRARESGVSVELEAFDHVPHGWQNSLHVIPDLPEAMDAIKRIGKFFNVHCSLRN
- a CDS encoding mandelate racemase/muconate lactonizing enzyme family protein, with amino-acid sequence MKITNIETYAVQAKPIDKKSYWGSRGWGSENRSPEISTEYPPPLRRKFIYSKTIDTVIVKMTTDDGLVGWGEAKAPVAPQATKQIIDLLLVPIVIGADPHDVVVLWEKMYAGMRVRGHRAGFYLEAISGIDIALWDLIGKASGKPLYQLMGGCFRNPVRVYASGLPALSYDQPGEAFEQLAQDARDLKVRGFTGLKMAIGRGFKGDLKSIRSVREAVGEDFMIYTDAAGVYDRAQAMQIGYELQELGCMWFEMPTAPEDVAGYGEIAKALRIPIATDSLTSRYETAEFIRAGGLDVVLPDVCRAGGITECKRIAEMADGFGLAFAPHISIGSAIHFAASAHLATSMPNTMTSEYWFGDNPLGNCILREPLRFENGCMHTPDKPGLGIDIDEAALQRVISGE
- a CDS encoding IS4 family transposase; amino-acid sequence: MNSGRLVFAQIIDVLDPKQFTRCVARFPMPRASRSMTARDQFLAMAFAQITFREGLRDIEACLNGSSHLYAMGIRGNITRTNLAYANELRDWRVYEALAGVLIRKARRLYVGDSTGLDLDEMVYAVDASTIDLCLSIFPWATFRRAKAAIKLHTQIDLKGSIPVFISITDGSVHDVHFLDQIRFEAGSIYVFDRGYVDFSRLYTIHKAGAFFVIRAKSNTRFYVSESRPVDKSTGLRCDQTIRLNTDKAKRDYPTHLRRISFVDPLTNKRLVFLTNHFDLPALTVAAIYKSRWQIELFFKWIKQNLRIKAFYGTSENAVRTQIWIAICVYLKVACLNKLHGINESMSRILQVLSVNVFQKEPIHQLLRSYDTRNAKNDISNQLIFNDI